One Cytophagia bacterium CHB2 genomic window carries:
- a CDS encoding transcription termination factor Rho, with the protein MSNLISGVLEIEPKSFGFLRQIKSNLSRLPNDVFIPPPLIIENRLLAGVEMEVNTETDKAGKVRALSVQTIHGLKPEAWHALPRFEDLPAISPQKHLALERDSKGATERLIDLFAPLGEGQRALIVAPPRSGKTMMLQNIAAAIAHNHPQHQLYVLLLDERPEEVTEFRRSIRGNVFSSSYDDNLGNHLRLAKLVLEFVKRQTETGADVVLLIDSLTRTGRAFNAGQQSSGRMMTGGLDARALEIPKKIFGAARKIENGGSLTIIATILTDTGSRMDDFIFEEFKGTGNMELMLDRSLAEERLFPAINIRASSTRREELL; encoded by the coding sequence ATGTCAAATCTCATTTCTGGTGTCCTCGAAATCGAGCCGAAAAGCTTCGGCTTTCTGCGGCAAATCAAAAGCAATCTCTCCCGTCTCCCCAACGATGTTTTCATCCCGCCGCCATTAATTATTGAAAATCGCTTGCTCGCCGGTGTTGAGATGGAAGTGAACACGGAAACAGACAAGGCAGGCAAGGTACGCGCGCTCTCGGTGCAAACAATTCATGGCCTGAAGCCTGAAGCCTGGCATGCGCTGCCGCGCTTCGAGGATCTTCCCGCCATCTCTCCCCAAAAACATTTGGCGCTGGAACGCGACTCCAAGGGCGCCACAGAACGCCTCATTGATTTGTTCGCGCCGCTCGGCGAGGGCCAACGCGCGCTGATCGTCGCGCCACCGCGCTCCGGCAAAACGATGATGCTGCAAAACATTGCTGCGGCGATCGCGCACAATCACCCGCAACATCAGCTTTATGTGCTGTTGCTGGATGAGCGCCCCGAGGAGGTAACGGAATTCCGGCGCAGCATTCGCGGCAATGTTTTTTCGAGCAGCTATGATGACAATCTCGGCAATCATTTGCGTTTGGCCAAGCTGGTGCTGGAATTCGTCAAACGTCAAACCGAAACCGGCGCCGACGTCGTGCTGCTGATCGACTCGCTCACCCGCACGGGCCGCGCCTTCAATGCCGGCCAGCAAAGCAGCGGCCGCATGATGACCGGCGGGCTGGACGCGCGCGCCCTGGAAATTCCCAAAAAAATCTTTGGCGCCGCGCGCAAAATCGAAAACGGCGGTTCGCTCACCATCATTGCCACGATTCTCACGGACACCGGTTCGCGCATGGACGATTTCATTTTCGAAGAGTTCAAAGGCACGGGCAACATGGAGCTGATGCTCGATCGCAGCCTGGCGGAGGAACGCCTGTTTCCCGCCATCAATATTCGCGCGAGCAGCACACGGCGCGAAGAACTGCT